GGCGCTCGCGGACGGGAGCTGGACCGACGATCGGGTCGCCGCGAGCGTCCTCGCGGCGGAGATCGAACCGCCGATCCGTCCGTTCCGCGAGCGCCTTCGCGCGTGGCTGTACCCCGAACGAGTCGTCCGCCAGCGAGCGCGCCGGGCGACGAGTGCCGTCGCGGACGTCGCCAACGACGCACTGCCGACGGTGCCCGGCCAGACAGCCCCGCGAAACGTGCCCGTTCTCCGACCGCGTCTCGAGGACCTCCGTCGCGGATCGGACGGCCGACTCCAGCGGGCCGTCGAACCCCGGGCGACCGCCCGCGGACCGCAACCGGTTCGGCCTCGAATGGGGGGAGACGCCGAGCGAGCGGACGGGGATCGAGGCGACGACGACAGCGAGAGTGAGGCCCAAAATGATGCCACCCGAGACGGCGACGGGGCGGTGACCGACCGATGATCGACCGACAGATGCGCTGGCGCGGGGCCGTCGCGGCGACGATCGCGCTCGCGGTCGCCGGGGTGATCGACGGGAACCAGATCCTCCTGCTCGGCGCCGTCATTCCGCTGACGTTCGTCGCCTACGGCTCGCTGTCCCGCGTTCGGTCCCCCGACGAACTCGCCGCGACCAGGACCGTGACGCCGACGCCCGCACCGCCCGGCCGACCCGTCACGATCTCCCTCGAGATCGTCAACGACTCCGATCGAACGATCACCGATCTCCGGGTCGCCGACGGCGTCCCCGCCGAGATCGCCGTCCTCGAGGGATCGCCGCGGGCCGGCGCGACGCTCGAGCCGGGTGAGGAACTCACCGTCGAATACGTCGTCGTCGCCCGCCACGGCGAGTACGACTTCGAGCCGCCCCAGTGCAGAGTCCGCGGGCTGGGGGCGAGCGCGATGGCGACGGTGGGACTGTCGGTGTCGGGCG
This portion of the Natrinema salinisoli genome encodes:
- a CDS encoding DUF7269 family protein is translated as MRARYQLLVALFGLALVAIGAVVGVAGSPGAGGADAAGVLVALVALALGLWKVRGSLDTTADAPAVPWAADEPFANPAPERTNRDPALSSDGFAGVIQTAGEEARSSGTIEDGLAVVRPPLREALLDALEQSGRSRSAAEAALADGSWTDDRVAASVLAAEIEPPIRPFRERLRAWLYPERVVRQRARRATSAVADVANDALPTVPGQTAPRNVPVLRPRLEDLRRGSDGRLQRAVEPRATARGPQPVRPRMGGDAERADGDRGDDDSESEAQNDATRDGDGAVTDR